Part of the Actinomycetota bacterium genome is shown below.
CCTGGTCCGGCGGTCGGCCCAGGAGCATGGGGGGACACCGGTGAAGTGGCTCGGCGACGGGGTGATGTTCTACTTCCGGGCGCCTCCAGCTGGCGTGCTGGCCGCCCTGGAGATGGTGGCGGGGGTCGGGCGTCAGGGCCTGCCACCGGCCCATGTCGGGATCCACGCCGGACCGGTCATCTTCCAGGACGGTGACTACTTCGGCCGGACCGTCAACCTGGCGGCCAGGATCGCCGAGTACGCCCGACCCAGCGAGGTCCTGGTCAGCCAGGAGGTCATCGACGCGGCGGACGGAGCACCGGTGACGTTCACCGACATCGGACCGGTCGAGCTGAAGGGCGTCCCAGGCCCGCTCCGCCTCTACACCGCCCGCCACGCCTGAAAGGCACAGCATCGGGCTGTCACGTTGGATGCCGCGTCGGTCCAGACGGCTCAGACTGGTCAAGGGGGTGCCGGGACCAAGCGGCCACCCGTTCCCAAGCCAGATGCGGCTGGCTGTCGGGTGGCATACCTCTCTGGAGGTTCGGCCTGGTCTCCCCGCCTCGGTCTCCTCCGAAGATCAATCCAGGCAGTACAGGATGGCAGCGGCATGGCCATTGGGTCGCGGCTGGACCTTCACCCCTTCGGCGAACGCTCGAGCGTCCTGTTCGGTCCCGAAGTAGACGGCCACCTTCGCGGTGATGGCGGCCGGAACGCCCAGTCCCCGACGTGCTCCCCGGTCGCAGTCCAGATCGCCGCTTGAGGCTGGATAGCCAAGCGATCGCAGCTGGCGCTCCACCGGAGCAAGCTGTGTCGAGGATGCCGCAACCCAGTACACCCCGAACAACCGGTCGCCCTGCTGGACCTCGCGAATTGGCCTGGGCAGCCTGACCGTCGCCGCAGTCGACGCAGTGGTGGCCGCCACGGTCGTCGTGGTCGGCGCCGCGGTCGTGGCCGCCGTGGTCGTGGGCGCCGAGGCGGCCGGCGCCCCGGAGCGGTCAGCTTGGTCTGCGCACCCCGCCACCGAGGCGGTCAACAGCAGGGCCACGAGCAACCCGACTACCCGGACAGTCCGCACAGCGCGTCGGGCGCGGCTCGACTTGTCCATGGCCCTCCACTGCGGTCGTCGGTGCAGATGGTGAGCTGACTGACTGGACGCCCCAAGACGTTCTCAAACCATGGCTGTGTACGTCGACCCTGTGCCGGAGATCATCAACGGCCGGAACCTGGACGCCCTCGATGAGCTGCTGACCCCCGATGGGGTGGACCACACCTTCGGCAGCCAGAACACCGAGCAGGCCAAGCAGTTCTTCGGGATGGTCCTCCAGGCCTTCCCCGACCTGCACGCCGAGGTCCACGACGTGATCGCCGAGGGGGAGCTGGTGGCCGCCCGGGTGACCTACACCGGCACCCACCAGGGCGAGTTTGTCGGCATCCCCGCGACCGGGAGGAAGACCACCACCAGCGGGGTCGATTTCTTCCGGATGCAGGCACGCCCGCCTGACGGTCGCAGCGAGGGCACGGCCGCCCCGTCCTGGGCAGGCGCCAGCGGTCCGGCGCCGCCGCCGTAGCCTGTTCCACAAGGGCCTAGCACGTCGTGACCGGAGGGCTAGGTTGGAGCCGACCAGTGGTTTCCTCAGGCGCCTTGCATCTGGCCGGCAGCTAGCCGAGCGGGGGTGGCGGCCGGTTGGGGCGGAAGGAGCCACGCCAGAGCCGGCCGTGACCGTGCGGTCGGCCGAGGACCTTGCCGTCCACCACCAATACCACCCCGGTCGGGTTGCCCAGGACCAGATCCAGGCTGCGCCGCGCCGTCCAGCTCCGCCGCTCGCCTGGTGTGCCCACCCCGTCAAAGACCAGCCGGCCGTCCACCCTGCATTGGGTCCACACCCTGGCCTGATAGCGCAGCGTCACCGTGATCGAAGCCGCCCGGTCAGCCGGCGCCTCCTGCATCGTCGCCGCCGGCGGTGGAGGGACCGGGCGGGGGCGATCCATGGTCTGCCACAGCGCCACGGTGGCCCCGACGGCGCCGAGTACCACGAGCAGCACCGCAGCGATCATGACCGCCCGAGGTCGGCGCCGGGTTCTGTGCGGCTCGCGCACTACCTTGGTCTGGTCGGCCGACAGCCGCCGGGTCGGCTCCGCTGGCCGGCCGCTGCCGATCCTGCCGGGCGAGAACCTGTCCGCGGACGCCTGGGCCGCCTGGACGGCGGCCCGCAGCCGGGCGGCCAGCGCCCCCGCCGACGCTGGCCGCCCTTCTGGGTCCTTGGCCAGCGCCGCCTCGCAGGCGGCCGCGATCTCGGCCGGCACCCAGAACACCAGGGACCGCACCGGCCGGGGCGCTGCCTCCAGATGGGCCCGGAGCAGCTGCTCGGCGTTGTCGGCCACGAACGGCGGCCGGCCCGTGAGCGTCTCGTACAACACCACACCCAGCGAGTACAGGTCCCCCGCGGGCGACGCGCGGCCGCCCGTGATCCGCTCGGGCGCGGTGTAGCTGGCCGTGGCCAGCAGCTGCTGACCGGTGGTGGAGTGGGCCTCCCAGGCGGCGGCGATCCCGAAGTCCATCAGCTTCACCCCGCCGCCGGCCGTGAGCATGATGTTGCTCGGCTTGATGTCCCGATGGATGATCCCGGCCCGGTGAGCAACGTCCAGCCCATCGGCCACGGCCGCCGCGATCCGGGCCGCCTCCAGCGGCGGCAGGGCGCCGTCACGGCGCAGCCGGTCGGCCAAGGTGTGGCCTTCCAGTAGTTCAAGGACCAGGAATGGGGCCTCACCGTCGACGAAGTCGTACACCCGGATCACGTTGGGGTGGTCCAGCTTGGCCGTGGCCCGGGCCTCGCGGCGGAAGCGTCGCACCGCCACCCGGTCGCCGGCCAACTCCTCGGCCAGGACCTTGATCGCGACCCGCCGGCCGAGCAGGGTGTCGTCGGCTTCCCAGATCTCGCCCATGCCACCAGCGTCGATCCGTCGCACGGCCCGGTAGCGGCCGTCCTGGCCAAGCGCCTGCTGCATCGTTCCCCTTCCCATCGGGAAGGGTCTTACCGCCGAACGCCCGAGCAATCGCCGATCACGCCCCGACCCCAAGACCGTTGACCGTCGCGATTACCGCCACCAGGCAGGCGGCGATCAAGGCAGGTCACGACCTGCTGGCCCTTGTGAACAGGCTCGTACTCTCAACGTTCCTCGTCGTCCTTTGGCTGGAACGGTTGAGCGCAGACAGCGCACAGGATGACAACCCGGTGGCGGCCGAAACCGTCGAGACCGTGTCGTGGTCGCTGCTGGTCTGTGTCGGCGTCGCCCTGGCTGCTCGCTGAAGCCTTCGCCCCAGGCGTGGCTCAGGCGTGGGGGCCGACCGTCACGGTGCCCACCGTCAGGGTCGGCTTGGCCTCCATGACCGCGCCCACCAGTTCGACCTCATCCTCCAGCTGCCGGCGTTGTGTCGCGGTCAGCTCGCCCAGCGGTTCGACGGTGACGGTGAGCTTGCGACCGGAGCGCCGCTGGTGCCACAGGCCGCCGACCACGCCGTCGACCAGCAGCACCGGGTAGTTGCCGGCCTGGCCGGCCGGGGTGAGCACGCGGGTCGCGGCGGGGCCGGGATACAGCCGCTCCCGAGGCTGACTGGCGACGACGAAGGCGTCGAAGTAGGGCAGCAGGCGGATCCCTCGGTGCGGCTGGGACGGCGTGCTGGTGTCGTCGGCCATCACCCAGGCCGGCGCGCCGTCCAGCTCGACCTGCTCCAGCTGGCCGGCCAGCTCGTCGAACAGCTCGACGGCGCGCTGGGGCGGGATGCTGAGCCATCTGGCGAAGTGCTGGGGCGTGGCCGGGCCGTAGGCGTACAGGTAGCGCCCGACCAGGGCGCGCAGGGCCGTGTCGCCGTGGTCGGGCCGGAAGCCGGGCAGCCAGCGGTGCGGGTTGGTGTAGGTCACCTTGGGGCCCCGGTTCGGCCCGAAGCAGAGCATGCCGCGGTGGGCGGCCGTGCTCGTCAGCTGCCGCCAGCGCGGCCACAGACCCTGGAACGCCTCCATCGTCGGCTCGCCGGCCCACGGGCCGGTACGCTCAATGATTGCCTCGGTCAGCTCGTCGATGGTCAGCTCGGTGTCGGCCAGCGCCTCGCCGATGGCCGCGATGACCTCGTCGGCCTGCTCGGCGCTGAAGCGGACCGGCTCGGGATGGGCCGGCACCGACGACGGCAGGGCCGACAGCGCCCCCGTCCACATCGGCAGGTCGGCGGCCGGCAGCAGGTGCACGGTGCCGCGCGGACCGAACGTCTTGACCAGGGCGCGGTCCTCCCAGAGGGCGCGCTGGACGTCGGCGCGGGTCGCCCCGGCGATGCGCCGCCCAATCGAGAGCTCGGCGGCGCTGAGGACCTGGGCGTGGGCTCCGCACAGCACGCCGGCGACCTCGGCCGGGCCCAGGTCTGACGCCGGTTCGGTCAAGGCGTGGCGGGCCATCCGCCGGGCCGTGACGCCGCTCCAGCTCAGCGGGGCCGGGGTCGTGGACATGGGGGTCACGGACCGCATTCTCCCGGCTCGCCCGACAGCGGTCATGTCGAGGACGGTGGCCTGGCACACGCCCAGACTACCTGACCGTGGAGACCAGAAGATGCGGGTCAGAGTTCATCTTTCCCGGGTCGGCCGGCTAGGTCTTTGTGGCCAGCAGGTTGCCGAGGAACAGGGCGTCCATGTCACTGGCAAGGAAGTCGGCCACGGCTTCGGCCGGGCGGTGGACAATCGGCTCGCCGCGGAGGTTGAAGCTGGTGTTGAGGACCACCGGGACGCCGGTGCGGGCGGCAAAGCGGCTGATCAGCCGGTGATACAGGGGATTCTCGGTGGCCGTGACC
Proteins encoded:
- a CDS encoding ester cyclase, with the protein product MAVYVDPVPEIINGRNLDALDELLTPDGVDHTFGSQNTEQAKQFFGMVLQAFPDLHAEVHDVIAEGELVAARVTYTGTHQGEFVGIPATGRKTTTSGVDFFRMQARPPDGRSEGTAAPSWAGASGPAPPP
- a CDS encoding RodZ domain-containing protein — encoded protein: MQQALGQDGRYRAVRRIDAGGMGEIWEADDTLLGRRVAIKVLAEELAGDRVAVRRFRREARATAKLDHPNVIRVYDFVDGEAPFLVLELLEGHTLADRLRRDGALPPLEAARIAAAVADGLDVAHRAGIIHRDIKPSNIMLTAGGGVKLMDFGIAAAWEAHSTTGQQLLATASYTAPERITGGRASPAGDLYSLGVVLYETLTGRPPFVADNAEQLLRAHLEAAPRPVRSLVFWVPAEIAAACEAALAKDPEGRPASAGALAARLRAAVQAAQASADRFSPGRIGSGRPAEPTRRLSADQTKVVREPHRTRRRPRAVMIAAVLLVVLGAVGATVALWQTMDRPRPVPPPPAATMQEAPADRAASITVTLRYQARVWTQCRVDGRLVFDGVGTPGERRSWTARRSLDLVLGNPTGVVLVVDGKVLGRPHGHGRLWRGSFRPNRPPPPLG
- a CDS encoding winged helix DNA-binding domain-containing protein; this translates as MSTTPAPLSWSGVTARRMARHALTEPASDLGPAEVAGVLCGAHAQVLSAAELSIGRRIAGATRADVQRALWEDRALVKTFGPRGTVHLLPAADLPMWTGALSALPSSVPAHPEPVRFSAEQADEVIAAIGEALADTELTIDELTEAIIERTGPWAGEPTMEAFQGLWPRWRQLTSTAAHRGMLCFGPNRGPKVTYTNPHRWLPGFRPDHGDTALRALVGRYLYAYGPATPQHFARWLSIPPQRAVELFDELAGQLEQVELDGAPAWVMADDTSTPSQPHRGIRLLPYFDAFVVASQPRERLYPGPAATRVLTPAGQAGNYPVLLVDGVVGGLWHQRRSGRKLTVTVEPLGELTATQRRQLEDEVELVGAVMEAKPTLTVGTVTVGPHA